From a single Syngnathus scovelli strain Florida chromosome 2, RoL_Ssco_1.2, whole genome shotgun sequence genomic region:
- the LOC125987785 gene encoding rho GTPase-activating protein 20-like isoform X1, whose product MDDMSPQHQHGGLSQGAEQSDNRRQVKSQSLRRQSAPSLVIRKALSRSKTLSRESLPVPVFPETCSLVQSFLKVPDRFFLLHGHTQLKTGMQTQDRHLFLFTDILVIAKAKSANQFKQKALAHVCEMWTASCMEEVCEGSTCPERSFVIGWPTCNTVVTFSSPEQKEKWLSHLKNRIKEEKEKEEPKTIPLRVYGKGLNTYAVTQTLPVSNSDSTNEVIRLALQQFGIIGNAKDYQLWILSKTDNTPYPLIGHEFPFSIYMSHLRQTLTHSAMAPEAADWARLAEQLQAHKRCQFILKSRPEETLQLQVVTEFPQKPLKRRRSLITWAFLRGSSPKMTSSTGTASQGCCLFGRPLSAVCVEDALPKPVTDMLELLYHEGPRTRGIFRRPAGARAVRELRDSLDAGEFLPPLTRDHIFVIAGVFKDFLRNIPGSLLCCELHEEWMDVLVDEEGEEERVQEIQRMMSRLPKDNTLLLRYVLAVLHAIRGNARENQMTGFNLAICIAPSMLWPPGALCSPEAENEGTRKVCDLVRFMIEHCQQIVGEEHTSLFGDSPHRLNTQETRFDDKWMTDSSYDSLENELDTSSGGSPSFCGRRLRSKPGSLDSVLTFSDYEQDNEPNVWHTNYQALKGGGQIQDVDLSCTLDTISLHSIHRQRRRSEPALVHMAKFQPCASGSTDGLTGDDEEDVDKGKHASMTGFQQKYRMSLATMETSSSSLSSNPNSLAPTQTQACSPSTSIVARPLALARHERQETSHKACPAKEHIKWGTLKSCRSPHPNSWLRKDHRLSLTQQECMEKDSASNAHTNAPTSDEY is encoded by the exons ATGGATGACATGTCTCCGCAACATCAACACGGAGGACTGAGCCAGGGTGCGGAACAAAGCGACAACAGACGG CAGGTGAAGTCCCAAAGTCTTCGGCGTCAGTCCGCACCCTCTCTTGTCATCAGAAAAGCTCTCTCCAGGTCCAAGACACTTTCCAG AGAGAGCCTCCCGGTTCCCGTGTTCCCGGAAACATGCTCGTTGGTCCAGTCCTTCCTGAAAGTGCCCGACAGGTTCTTCCTTCTACATGGGCACACTCAGTTGAAAACTGGCATGCAGACTCAGGACAGACACCTCTTCCTCTTCACAGACATCCTGGTGATCGCCAAAGCCAA ATCAGCCAACCAGTTCAAGCAGAAGGCCCTGGCGCATGTTTGTGAAATGTGGACAGCAAGTTGCATGGAGGAGGTGTGTGAGGGAAGCACCTGCCCCGAGAGGAGCTTTGTCATTGGTTGGCCCACCTGTAACACTGTCGTGACATtcag CTCACCGGAACAAAAAGAGAAATGGCTGTCTCACCTGAAAAA TCGCAttaaagaggaaaaagagaaagaagaacCAAAAACGATCCCTCTCCGAGTATATGGGAAGGGGCTTAATACTTATGCTGTT ACCCAAACTTTGCCCGTCAGTAACTCTGACTCGACCAATGAGGTGATCCGACTGGCTCTGCAGCAGTTTGGCATTATT GGGAATGCAAAGGACTACCAGCTGTGGATCCTTTCCAAGACGGACAATACGCCTTATCCGCTCATTG GTCACGAGTTCCCCTTCAGTATCTACATGAGTCACCTGCGACAAACGTTGACCCACAGCGCTATGGCACCAGAGGCCGCAGACTGGGCTAGACTGGCGGAGCAGCTGCAGGCGCACAAGCGGTGCCAGTTCATCCTGAAATCCCGCCCCGAGGAAACGCTTCAACTGCAAGTGGTGACGG AGTTCCCCCAGAAGCCATTAAAAAGAAGGCGCTCCCTCATCACTTGGGCCTTTCTGCGAGGTTCCTCCCCTAAGATGACGTCATCCACGGGGACCGCTTCTCAGGGCTGCTGCCTGTTCGGCCGTCCCCTCAGTGCCGTGTGTGTCGAAGACGCTCTACCAAAACCCGTGACG GACATGCTGGAGCTGCTGTATCACGAAGGCCCGAGGACGCGGGGCATCTTTCGTCGCCCGGCGGGCGCTCGGGCCGTCAGGGAACTGCGGGACTCACTGGATGCTGGCGAGTTCCTTCCACCGCTCACACGGGACCACATCTTCGTTATTGCCGGCGTCTTCAAA GACTTCCTGCGCAACATCCCCGGCAGCCTATTGTGTTGTGAGCTACATGAAGAATGGATGGACGTGctggttgatgaagagggggaggaggagcggGTGCAAGAGATACAAAG GATGATGAGTCGTCTGCCCAAAGACAACACCTTATTACTACGCTACGTGCTGGCCGTGCTGCACGCTATTCGAGGCAACGCTCGCGAGAACCAGATGACCGGCTTCAACCTGGCCATATGCATCGCTCCCAGCATGCTTTGGCCTCCCGGAGCGTTGTGCAGCCCGGAGGCAGAGAACGAAGGAACTAGGAAG GTTTGTGACTTGGTGAGATTCATGATAGAACACTGCCAGCAAATCGTGGGAGAGGAGCACACCTCTCTCTTTGGAGACTCACCACATAGGCTCAACACACAGGAGACACGATTCGACG ACAAGTGGATGACAGACTCATCCTATGACAGTCTAGAGAACGAATTGGATACCAGCAGCGGAGGGTCGCCGAGCTTTTGCGGCAGACGTCTCCGATCCAAACCAGGAAGTCTGGACTCGGTCCTCACCTTCAGCGACTATGAGCAGGACAATGAGCCAAACGTGTGGCATACTAACTACCAGGCACTGAAGGGTGGCGGGCAGATCCAAGATGTGGACCTCTCCTGCACCCTGGACACCATTTCCCTGCACAGCATACACAGACAGCGTCGACGCTCTGAGCCTGCATTAGTGCACATGGCAAAGTTTCAGCCGTGTGCGTCTGGGAGCACGGACGGTCTCACTGGCGATGATGAAGAGGATGTAGACAAAGGCAAGCATGCCTCAATGACAGGGTTTCAGCAGAAGTACAGAATGTCGCTGGCGACCATGGAAACCAGCTCCTCCAGCTTGTCCTCGAACCCCAACTCCCTTGCACCAACGCAGACTCAAGCATGCAGTCCTTCCACATCCATCGTCGCAAGGCCGCTCGCTTTAGCCAGACATGAACGGCAGGAGACAAGTCACAAAGCGTGTCCAGCCAAAGAGCATATTAAATGGGGTACTTTAAAGAGCTGCAGGAGTCCCCACCCCAACTCTTGGCTGAGGAAAGACCACAGATTGTCCTTAACTCAACAAGAGTGCATGGAAAAGGATTCTGCCTCCAACGCACATACAAACGCACCCACCAGTGATGAATACTAG
- the LOC125987786 gene encoding brevican core protein isoform X1, with amino-acid sequence MSEGLCEEKPVLLCRMSKSVLSLLFLTLSGLQAAPIAPLRGLPKASSPFGLSDGSQQNDIVGHVPDSFQQGTEPSKRFFDNGLVQDHINEMTALTNNLLEEGLGKAEAKHWLADEVPMDVPAQRNGGGWVRVEELSPSSRLPDGFRQGTEPFMSIPDGFRQGTEPFMAIPDGFKQGTEPSISIPDGFKQGTEPSISVPDGFKQGTEPSISVPDGFKQGTEPSISIPDGFKQGTEPSISIPDGFKQGTEPSISIPDGFRQGTEPFIPLPKGFRQGTEPTNPIRSDFKLEIEPFASIPDGFRQGTEPILPIPDGFRQGTEPSLSVPDGFRQGSEPFLTIPDGFRQGTEPSMSVPDGFRQGTEPFMPIPDGFRQGTEPFMPIPDGFRQGTEPFLSIPAGFRQGTEPTHSINSGLREEADRSISRLQKQSCSGEVIDGKCYEFNPTPLAFKEAQDLCKARNPDAELASVTSADLHSRLVSMVTNGGERSPQLTWLGATVKNQQASWLDGSQMNYSDWMPGQPNIHTDKPVCVEMFKIDESWWTAADCDLRRASICSYRIAA; translated from the exons ATGTCAGAAG GTTTGTGTGAGGAAAAACCTGTCTTGTTGTGCAGGATGTCCAAGTCAGTGCTGTCGCTGCTGTTCCTGACACTGTCAG GACTGCAAGCTGCCCCCATCGCACCTCTGAGAGGATTGCCCAAGGCGTCGTCGCCCTTCGGGTTGTCTGATGGCTCTCAGCAGAACGACATCGTCGGACATGTTCCTGATAGCTTTCAGCAAGGAACCGAGCCATCCAAGAGATTCTTTGACAACGGCCTGGTGCAGGACCACATCAATGAGATGACAG CTTTGACcaacaacctccttgaagagggACTGGGAAAGGCAGAGGCAAAACACTGGTTGGCAGATGAGG TCCCTATGGATGTGCCAGCGCAGAGGAATGGAGGTGGTTGGGTTCGAGTTGAGGAACTCTCCCCTTCTTCTCGCCTTCCAGATGGTTTTAGACAGGGAACAGAACCCTTCATGTCAATCCCAGATGGTTTTAGACAGGGAACCGAACCATTTATGGCGATCCCAGATGGTTTCAAACAGGGAACGGAACCTTCCATTTCTATTCCAGATGGTTTCAAACAGGGAACGGAACCTTCCATTTCTGTTCCAGATGGTTTCAAACAGGGAACGGAACCTTCCATTTCTGTTCCAGATGGTTTCAAACAGGGAACGGAACCTTCCATTTCTATTCCAGATGGTTTCAAACAGGGAACGGAACCTTCCATTTCTATTCCAGATGGTTTCAAACAGGGAACGGAACCTTCCATTTCTATCCCAGATGGTTTTAGACAGGGAACTGAACCATTCATTCCTTTGCCAAAAGGTTTCAGACAGGGAACAGAACCTACAAACCCTATCAGGAGTGACTTTAAACTAGAAATTGAGCCCTTTGCGTCTATTCCAGACGGTTTCAGACAGGGGACCGAACCCATCTTGCCAATTCCAGATGGTTTCAGACAGGGAACGGAACCTTCCCTGTCTGTCCCAGATGGTTTCAGACAGGGATCCGAACCCTTCTTGACAATTCCAGATGGTTTCAGACAGGGAACAGAACCTTCCATGTCCGTCCCAGATGGTTTCAGACAGGGAACAGAACCCTTTATGCCCATCCCAGATGGTTTCAGACAGGGAACAGAACCCTTTATGCCGATCCCAGATGGTTTCAGACAGGGAACTGAACCCTTCCTATCGATCCCAGCTGGTTTCAGACAAGGAACTGAACCTACACACTCCATCAATAGTGGCTTAAGAGAGGAAGCTGACCGTTCCATCTCCAGGCTCCAAAAACAGAGCTGTAGCGGAGAGGTCATTGATGGAAAGTGCTACGAGTTCAACCCAACACCATTGGCCTTCAAAGAAGCACAG GATTTATGTAAAGCTCGTAACCCAGACGCTGAGCTGGCATCTGTTACAAGTGCCGACCTTCATTCCCGCCTGGTTTCCATGGTTACCAACGGCGGTGAGCGCAGCCCACAGTTGACGTGGTTGGGGGCCACGGTTAAG AACCagcaggcctcatggctcgatgGCTCACAGATGAATTACAGTGACTGGATGCCCGGTCAGCCCAACATTCACACGGACAAGCCTGTCTGCGTGGAGATGTTCAAGATAG ATGAAAGCTGGTGGACAGCCGCTGACTGCGATCTGAGAAGAGCATCCATCTGCTCGTACCGAATCGCTGCATAA
- the pspc1 gene encoding paraspeckle component 1, translating to MADQDVQLANPQSSSPPPPPKSGENSPATEDEQTPTNKGSPAAPAEQLSAAEGSKEAAVESAPAPVQMTLDISSFRKPGEKIFTQRSRLFVSNLPLDLPEEEFINLFAKYGNTAEVFINRERGFGFIRLESRTLAEIAKAELDGTLLNNRPIRIRIAAHGAALTVRNLLPVVTNELLEQAFSQFGPVERSIVVTDDRGRPTGKGFVEFASKAAARKALERCTEGALLLTATPCPAIVEPTEHFDDVEGLPEKMFSITPKYLKERSQTPHFAQPGTFEFEYSSRWKALDELVKQQRDQIDKSIKEAKEKLEAELESAKHEHQLMLMRHDLMRRQEELRRLEELRNQELHRRKQIELRHEEERRRREEEMMRTHREQEELRRQPDTFKPAYQDNREQEMRVADLGPRGAINMADGFNQAPTGPSANQGQMVNMGGRGNAIIPEATANMSENGNMRGDRYPLSGLLAGRAEVESPKQQQQPAPQQQPPSTTAQGPPGGPSPMYGGGSPVDGAFDGPNSKRPRYSQ from the exons ATGGCTGACCAAGACGTACAGTTAGCAAACCCGCAAAGTAGCAGTCCACCGCCACCACCTAAAAGTGGCGAAAATTCCCCTGCTACAGAAGACGAGCAAACGCCGACCAACAAAGGCAGTCCAGCGGCGCCTGCTGAGCAGTTGTCTGCGGCTGAAGGATCCAAAGAAGCCGCGGTGGAAAGCGCTCCGGCTCCAGTGCAAATGACACTTGATATTTCAAGTTTTAGGAAGCCAGGCGAGAAAATATTCACGCAGCGTTCGCGTCTTTTTGTTTCCAATCTGCCGCTGGATCTACCCGAGGAGGAATTCATCAATTTATTTGCTAAATATGGAAATACAGCCGAAGTATTTATCAATAGAGAGCGAGGGTTCGGGTTTATTCGTTTG GAGAGCCGTACACTTGCAGAGATTGCAAAAGCCGAGCTGGATGGGACGTTATTAAATAATCGACCAATCAGGATCCGCATTGCTGCACATGGTGCCGCACTCACTGTGCGCAACCTTTTACCTGTTGTCACGAATGAGCTTTTGGAACAG GCCTTTTCTCAATTTGGCCCGGTGGAACGATCTATCGTTGTGACGGATGACCGTGGGCGGCCCACTGGTAAAGGCTTCGTGGAGTTTGCAAGCAAAGCGGCCGCACGTAAAGCTCTGGAACGCTGCACAGAGGGCGCCTTGCTGCTAACAGC CACACCCTGCCCAGCCATTGTAGAGCCCACAGAGCATTTTGATGATGTAGAAGGATTGCCTGAAAAGATGTTCTCAATAACTCCAAAGTACCTCAA GGAACGATCACAAACACCGCATTTCGCTCAGCCGGGAACATTTGAGTTTGAATATTCGTCTCGCTGGAAAGCTCTTGACGAGTTGGTGAAACAGCAGCGAGATCAGATTGACAAAAGTATTAAAGAAGCCAAAGAGAAGCTGGAAGCCGAACTGGAGTCAGCAAAACATGAACATCAGCTCATGTTAATGAGGCATG ATCTAATGAGACGTCAAGAGGAGCTCAGGCGATTGGAGGAGTTGCGCaaccaggagcttcacagacgaAAACAGATAGAGTTGAG GCATGAGGAGGAGAGAAGACGCAGAGAGGAAGAAATGATGAGAACACATAGAGAGCAGGAAGAGCTTAGGCGCCAACCAGATACATTTAAACCAGCCTACCAGGACAAT agagaacaggaaatGAGAGTGGCTGATCTGGGCCCTCGTGGAGCCATTAATATGGCAG ATGGCTTTAACCAGGCCCCGACAGGGCCCAGCGCTAATCAGGGTCAGATGGTGAACATGGGTGGAAGGGGCAACGCCATCATCCCAGAGGCTACTGCAAACATGTCTGAAAATGGCAACATG CGAGGCGACAGATATCCGCTGAGTGGCTTGTTGGCAGGACGAGCGGAGGTGGAGTCACctaagcaacagcagcagccggCGCCCCAGCAGCAGCCACCGTCAACAACAGCACAGGGCCCTCCTGGTGGTCCGTCACCCATGTATGGAGGGGGGAGTCCTGTAGATGGAGCGTTTGACGGGCCAAATAGCAAGCGCCCCCGCTATTCACAGTGA
- the LOC125987785 gene encoding rho GTPase-activating protein 20-like isoform X2: MDDMSPQHQHGGLSQGAEQSDNRRVKSQSLRRQSAPSLVIRKALSRSKTLSRESLPVPVFPETCSLVQSFLKVPDRFFLLHGHTQLKTGMQTQDRHLFLFTDILVIAKAKSANQFKQKALAHVCEMWTASCMEEVCEGSTCPERSFVIGWPTCNTVVTFSSPEQKEKWLSHLKNRIKEEKEKEEPKTIPLRVYGKGLNTYAVTQTLPVSNSDSTNEVIRLALQQFGIIGNAKDYQLWILSKTDNTPYPLIGHEFPFSIYMSHLRQTLTHSAMAPEAADWARLAEQLQAHKRCQFILKSRPEETLQLQVVTEFPQKPLKRRRSLITWAFLRGSSPKMTSSTGTASQGCCLFGRPLSAVCVEDALPKPVTDMLELLYHEGPRTRGIFRRPAGARAVRELRDSLDAGEFLPPLTRDHIFVIAGVFKDFLRNIPGSLLCCELHEEWMDVLVDEEGEEERVQEIQRMMSRLPKDNTLLLRYVLAVLHAIRGNARENQMTGFNLAICIAPSMLWPPGALCSPEAENEGTRKVCDLVRFMIEHCQQIVGEEHTSLFGDSPHRLNTQETRFDDKWMTDSSYDSLENELDTSSGGSPSFCGRRLRSKPGSLDSVLTFSDYEQDNEPNVWHTNYQALKGGGQIQDVDLSCTLDTISLHSIHRQRRRSEPALVHMAKFQPCASGSTDGLTGDDEEDVDKGKHASMTGFQQKYRMSLATMETSSSSLSSNPNSLAPTQTQACSPSTSIVARPLALARHERQETSHKACPAKEHIKWGTLKSCRSPHPNSWLRKDHRLSLTQQECMEKDSASNAHTNAPTSDEY; this comes from the exons ATGGATGACATGTCTCCGCAACATCAACACGGAGGACTGAGCCAGGGTGCGGAACAAAGCGACAACAGACGG GTGAAGTCCCAAAGTCTTCGGCGTCAGTCCGCACCCTCTCTTGTCATCAGAAAAGCTCTCTCCAGGTCCAAGACACTTTCCAG AGAGAGCCTCCCGGTTCCCGTGTTCCCGGAAACATGCTCGTTGGTCCAGTCCTTCCTGAAAGTGCCCGACAGGTTCTTCCTTCTACATGGGCACACTCAGTTGAAAACTGGCATGCAGACTCAGGACAGACACCTCTTCCTCTTCACAGACATCCTGGTGATCGCCAAAGCCAA ATCAGCCAACCAGTTCAAGCAGAAGGCCCTGGCGCATGTTTGTGAAATGTGGACAGCAAGTTGCATGGAGGAGGTGTGTGAGGGAAGCACCTGCCCCGAGAGGAGCTTTGTCATTGGTTGGCCCACCTGTAACACTGTCGTGACATtcag CTCACCGGAACAAAAAGAGAAATGGCTGTCTCACCTGAAAAA TCGCAttaaagaggaaaaagagaaagaagaacCAAAAACGATCCCTCTCCGAGTATATGGGAAGGGGCTTAATACTTATGCTGTT ACCCAAACTTTGCCCGTCAGTAACTCTGACTCGACCAATGAGGTGATCCGACTGGCTCTGCAGCAGTTTGGCATTATT GGGAATGCAAAGGACTACCAGCTGTGGATCCTTTCCAAGACGGACAATACGCCTTATCCGCTCATTG GTCACGAGTTCCCCTTCAGTATCTACATGAGTCACCTGCGACAAACGTTGACCCACAGCGCTATGGCACCAGAGGCCGCAGACTGGGCTAGACTGGCGGAGCAGCTGCAGGCGCACAAGCGGTGCCAGTTCATCCTGAAATCCCGCCCCGAGGAAACGCTTCAACTGCAAGTGGTGACGG AGTTCCCCCAGAAGCCATTAAAAAGAAGGCGCTCCCTCATCACTTGGGCCTTTCTGCGAGGTTCCTCCCCTAAGATGACGTCATCCACGGGGACCGCTTCTCAGGGCTGCTGCCTGTTCGGCCGTCCCCTCAGTGCCGTGTGTGTCGAAGACGCTCTACCAAAACCCGTGACG GACATGCTGGAGCTGCTGTATCACGAAGGCCCGAGGACGCGGGGCATCTTTCGTCGCCCGGCGGGCGCTCGGGCCGTCAGGGAACTGCGGGACTCACTGGATGCTGGCGAGTTCCTTCCACCGCTCACACGGGACCACATCTTCGTTATTGCCGGCGTCTTCAAA GACTTCCTGCGCAACATCCCCGGCAGCCTATTGTGTTGTGAGCTACATGAAGAATGGATGGACGTGctggttgatgaagagggggaggaggagcggGTGCAAGAGATACAAAG GATGATGAGTCGTCTGCCCAAAGACAACACCTTATTACTACGCTACGTGCTGGCCGTGCTGCACGCTATTCGAGGCAACGCTCGCGAGAACCAGATGACCGGCTTCAACCTGGCCATATGCATCGCTCCCAGCATGCTTTGGCCTCCCGGAGCGTTGTGCAGCCCGGAGGCAGAGAACGAAGGAACTAGGAAG GTTTGTGACTTGGTGAGATTCATGATAGAACACTGCCAGCAAATCGTGGGAGAGGAGCACACCTCTCTCTTTGGAGACTCACCACATAGGCTCAACACACAGGAGACACGATTCGACG ACAAGTGGATGACAGACTCATCCTATGACAGTCTAGAGAACGAATTGGATACCAGCAGCGGAGGGTCGCCGAGCTTTTGCGGCAGACGTCTCCGATCCAAACCAGGAAGTCTGGACTCGGTCCTCACCTTCAGCGACTATGAGCAGGACAATGAGCCAAACGTGTGGCATACTAACTACCAGGCACTGAAGGGTGGCGGGCAGATCCAAGATGTGGACCTCTCCTGCACCCTGGACACCATTTCCCTGCACAGCATACACAGACAGCGTCGACGCTCTGAGCCTGCATTAGTGCACATGGCAAAGTTTCAGCCGTGTGCGTCTGGGAGCACGGACGGTCTCACTGGCGATGATGAAGAGGATGTAGACAAAGGCAAGCATGCCTCAATGACAGGGTTTCAGCAGAAGTACAGAATGTCGCTGGCGACCATGGAAACCAGCTCCTCCAGCTTGTCCTCGAACCCCAACTCCCTTGCACCAACGCAGACTCAAGCATGCAGTCCTTCCACATCCATCGTCGCAAGGCCGCTCGCTTTAGCCAGACATGAACGGCAGGAGACAAGTCACAAAGCGTGTCCAGCCAAAGAGCATATTAAATGGGGTACTTTAAAGAGCTGCAGGAGTCCCCACCCCAACTCTTGGCTGAGGAAAGACCACAGATTGTCCTTAACTCAACAAGAGTGCATGGAAAAGGATTCTGCCTCCAACGCACATACAAACGCACCCACCAGTGATGAATACTAG
- the LOC125987786 gene encoding brevican core protein isoform X2, translating into MSKSVLSLLFLTLSGLQAAPIAPLRGLPKASSPFGLSDGSQQNDIVGHVPDSFQQGTEPSKRFFDNGLVQDHINEMTALTNNLLEEGLGKAEAKHWLADEVPMDVPAQRNGGGWVRVEELSPSSRLPDGFRQGTEPFMSIPDGFRQGTEPFMAIPDGFKQGTEPSISIPDGFKQGTEPSISVPDGFKQGTEPSISVPDGFKQGTEPSISIPDGFKQGTEPSISIPDGFKQGTEPSISIPDGFRQGTEPFIPLPKGFRQGTEPTNPIRSDFKLEIEPFASIPDGFRQGTEPILPIPDGFRQGTEPSLSVPDGFRQGSEPFLTIPDGFRQGTEPSMSVPDGFRQGTEPFMPIPDGFRQGTEPFMPIPDGFRQGTEPFLSIPAGFRQGTEPTHSINSGLREEADRSISRLQKQSCSGEVIDGKCYEFNPTPLAFKEAQDLCKARNPDAELASVTSADLHSRLVSMVTNGGERSPQLTWLGATVKNQQASWLDGSQMNYSDWMPGQPNIHTDKPVCVEMFKIDESWWTAADCDLRRASICSYRIAA; encoded by the exons ATGTCCAAGTCAGTGCTGTCGCTGCTGTTCCTGACACTGTCAG GACTGCAAGCTGCCCCCATCGCACCTCTGAGAGGATTGCCCAAGGCGTCGTCGCCCTTCGGGTTGTCTGATGGCTCTCAGCAGAACGACATCGTCGGACATGTTCCTGATAGCTTTCAGCAAGGAACCGAGCCATCCAAGAGATTCTTTGACAACGGCCTGGTGCAGGACCACATCAATGAGATGACAG CTTTGACcaacaacctccttgaagagggACTGGGAAAGGCAGAGGCAAAACACTGGTTGGCAGATGAGG TCCCTATGGATGTGCCAGCGCAGAGGAATGGAGGTGGTTGGGTTCGAGTTGAGGAACTCTCCCCTTCTTCTCGCCTTCCAGATGGTTTTAGACAGGGAACAGAACCCTTCATGTCAATCCCAGATGGTTTTAGACAGGGAACCGAACCATTTATGGCGATCCCAGATGGTTTCAAACAGGGAACGGAACCTTCCATTTCTATTCCAGATGGTTTCAAACAGGGAACGGAACCTTCCATTTCTGTTCCAGATGGTTTCAAACAGGGAACGGAACCTTCCATTTCTGTTCCAGATGGTTTCAAACAGGGAACGGAACCTTCCATTTCTATTCCAGATGGTTTCAAACAGGGAACGGAACCTTCCATTTCTATTCCAGATGGTTTCAAACAGGGAACGGAACCTTCCATTTCTATCCCAGATGGTTTTAGACAGGGAACTGAACCATTCATTCCTTTGCCAAAAGGTTTCAGACAGGGAACAGAACCTACAAACCCTATCAGGAGTGACTTTAAACTAGAAATTGAGCCCTTTGCGTCTATTCCAGACGGTTTCAGACAGGGGACCGAACCCATCTTGCCAATTCCAGATGGTTTCAGACAGGGAACGGAACCTTCCCTGTCTGTCCCAGATGGTTTCAGACAGGGATCCGAACCCTTCTTGACAATTCCAGATGGTTTCAGACAGGGAACAGAACCTTCCATGTCCGTCCCAGATGGTTTCAGACAGGGAACAGAACCCTTTATGCCCATCCCAGATGGTTTCAGACAGGGAACAGAACCCTTTATGCCGATCCCAGATGGTTTCAGACAGGGAACTGAACCCTTCCTATCGATCCCAGCTGGTTTCAGACAAGGAACTGAACCTACACACTCCATCAATAGTGGCTTAAGAGAGGAAGCTGACCGTTCCATCTCCAGGCTCCAAAAACAGAGCTGTAGCGGAGAGGTCATTGATGGAAAGTGCTACGAGTTCAACCCAACACCATTGGCCTTCAAAGAAGCACAG GATTTATGTAAAGCTCGTAACCCAGACGCTGAGCTGGCATCTGTTACAAGTGCCGACCTTCATTCCCGCCTGGTTTCCATGGTTACCAACGGCGGTGAGCGCAGCCCACAGTTGACGTGGTTGGGGGCCACGGTTAAG AACCagcaggcctcatggctcgatgGCTCACAGATGAATTACAGTGACTGGATGCCCGGTCAGCCCAACATTCACACGGACAAGCCTGTCTGCGTGGAGATGTTCAAGATAG ATGAAAGCTGGTGGACAGCCGCTGACTGCGATCTGAGAAGAGCATCCATCTGCTCGTACCGAATCGCTGCATAA
- the fdx1 gene encoding adrenodoxin — protein sequence MASLLTAFRRIAHAGLREYALRTAASCGASGLNGYRSFATVTQQLRSENKVTVQFINRDGEKITAKGSPGDSLLDVVINEDLDFDGFGACEGTLACSTCHLIFDEDVYKKLGPVTDEEMDMLDLAYGLTDTSRLGCQICLSKSLEGMVARVPESVADIRQSQDGSS from the exons ATGGCGTCACTGCTAACAGCTTTCCGAAGAATAGCCCACGCTGGTTTACGTGAATATGCCCTGAGGACGGCAGCAAGTTGTGGTGCTTCGGGGCTGAATGGTTATAGGAGTTTCGCTACCGTCACCCAGCAGCTGAG GTCGGAAAACAAGGTGACGGTCCAATTCATCAACAGAGACGGCGAGAAGATAACGGCCAAGGGCTCTCCCGGGGACTCCCTGCTCGACGTAGTCATTAATGAAGATCTCGACTTTGATGGCTTCG GAGCATGCGAGGGAACGCTGGCGTGCTCCACCTGTCATCTCATCTTTGACGAGGACGTCTACAAAAAACTGGGACCAGTCACGGACGAGGAAATGGACATGCTGGATTTAGCATACGGCCTGACTGACAC ATCACGTCTGGGTTGCCAGATCTGTCTGAGTAAGTCCCTGGAGGGCATGGTGGCTCGCGTTCCAGAGAGCGTAGCAGACATTCGACAAAGTCAAGATGGCTCTTCTTAG